A stretch of the Thermofilum adornatum genome encodes the following:
- a CDS encoding bifunctional phosphoglucose/phosphomannose isomerase, with protein sequence MSKIYNELYEKISPGSGNVDKSRMLVNVATFPDSLLHALGAYFRVPKLLEKIPRDIKGIVISGMGGSFIGGLFLQDVLYDTSNLPIFLVRDSILPQFVDSSYLLIAVSYSGNTEETLRVFGEALQRKIPIISVTSGGLLQKYSEKNSVPVVSLPQGFQPRAAFPYMAAALLSITETITGDVGLLKQLSECAENMKATRDEALMKTIEDAKDFFSNIEKGLTPLIYSYRPYISVGYRFKTQLNENAKIHAFYLDLPEANHNEIMGWRQEASDKFFATIIRGSQEQYYMTTRIEFLIKHLEANNIPTINFLPEPRYSGKKICELLDLVFRLDLISVATALKLKTDPTPVDTITKLKKHLEKHIDVEKELFPQERP encoded by the coding sequence ATGTCTAAGATTTACAACGAGCTATATGAGAAGATATCTCCAGGCTCAGGCAACGTCGACAAGTCCCGCATGCTGGTAAACGTTGCGACCTTCCCCGACTCATTGCTCCACGCGCTGGGCGCCTATTTCCGTGTGCCTAAACTCTTAGAGAAAATCCCCCGAGACATCAAAGGCATCGTGATAAGTGGAATGGGTGGGTCATTCATCGGCGGCCTATTTTTACAAGACGTCCTCTATGATACCTCCAATCTTCCTATATTCCTAGTCCGCGACTCCATCCTTCCACAGTTCGTAGATAGTAGCTACCTCCTGATAGCTGTAAGCTACTCTGGAAACACAGAAGAAACACTCAGGGTTTTCGGAGAAGCCCTCCAAAGGAAAATCCCCATAATCTCTGTAACATCGGGAGGCCTTCTTCAGAAATATTCGGAAAAGAACTCTGTCCCAGTGGTCTCCCTGCCACAAGGCTTCCAGCCAAGGGCGGCTTTCCCATACATGGCGGCAGCCCTCTTATCAATCACAGAAACCATAACCGGAGATGTCGGGCTCCTCAAACAGCTCTCAGAATGCGCAGAAAACATGAAAGCCACCAGAGACGAAGCCCTCATGAAGACAATCGAGGATGCTAAAGACTTTTTCAGCAACATAGAAAAAGGACTAACACCCCTCATATACTCCTATAGACCCTACATCTCTGTAGGCTACAGGTTCAAAACACAGCTAAACGAAAACGCAAAAATCCACGCATTCTACCTGGACCTCCCAGAAGCAAACCACAACGAGATAATGGGCTGGAGACAAGAAGCTTCAGACAAGTTCTTTGCGACAATAATCAGGGGCAGCCAGGAACAATACTATATGACAACGAGAATAGAGTTCCTCATAAAACACCTAGAGGCCAACAACATACCCACGATAAACTTCTTACCCGAACCACGGTACAGCGGCAAGAAAATATGCGAACTGCTCGACTTAGTATTCAGGCTGGACCTCATCTCAGTCGCAACCGCCCTCAAGCTAAAAACAGACCCAACACCAGTCGACACAATCACCAAGCTGAAGAAACACCTAGAAAAACACATCGACGTCGAAAAGGAACTGTTTCCCCAAGAAAGACCATAA
- the thsB gene encoding thermosome subunit beta, with amino-acid sequence MASVAQVGGVPVLILKEGTSRQAGREALHLNIMIAKAISETIKTTLGPKGMDKMLIDTLGDITISNDGATILDEMDVQHPIAKLMVEVAKAQDKEVGDGTTTAVVLTGELLKEAEKLLEKNIHPTVIVSGYKKASEKAREILKSKAIKVDLKDMDTLKKVAATSMRSKAIATLRDYFAEIAVKAVTQVAEQVNGQIRVDVDNIQIIKKKGGAFLDTQLIYGVVVDKEVVHPAMPKRVVNAKIALLDAPLEVEKTEIDAEIRISSPEQMHQFLEEEEKILRDMVEKIKESGANVVFCQKGIDDVAQYYLAKAGIMAVRRVKKSDMEKLARATGAKILTRVEDISPETLGTAELVEERKVADEKMVFVEGCPNPKSVTILVRGGFERAVDEAERAIKDALYAVADVLRNPYILPGGGAIEAELARELRKYAPEVGGKEQLAVEAFANALESIPRTLAENAGLDPIDIIADLRAAHEDSSKWGYGVDVVNGGVADMISLGVFEPLAVKDHAIKVATEAASMILRIDDIISASKLEEKKGEKEKKGEEEEKSSEFD; translated from the coding sequence ATGGCGTCGGTGGCGCAGGTTGGTGGTGTACCGGTTTTGATACTTAAGGAAGGAACGTCTAGGCAGGCAGGTAGAGAGGCGCTTCACCTAAACATAATGATTGCCAAAGCTATCTCTGAAACAATCAAGACTACTCTTGGTCCAAAGGGAATGGACAAGATGCTCATCGACACTCTTGGAGACATTACTATTTCCAATGATGGAGCGACTATTCTAGACGAGATGGACGTTCAGCACCCGATCGCGAAACTGATGGTTGAGGTGGCAAAGGCCCAGGACAAGGAGGTAGGCGACGGAACAACCACTGCCGTCGTTCTAACTGGCGAGCTTTTGAAGGAGGCCGAGAAGCTTCTCGAGAAGAACATTCACCCAACAGTCATTGTTTCTGGATACAAGAAGGCTTCTGAAAAGGCAAGGGAGATACTCAAGAGCAAGGCAATCAAGGTTGACCTGAAAGACATGGATACTCTCAAGAAGGTCGCTGCAACCTCCATGCGTAGCAAGGCTATAGCGACGCTTAGAGACTATTTCGCAGAGATTGCAGTCAAGGCGGTTACACAGGTAGCTGAGCAGGTAAATGGACAAATAAGGGTAGACGTGGACAACATCCAGATAATCAAGAAGAAGGGTGGAGCTTTCCTAGACACACAGCTGATATACGGCGTTGTAGTTGACAAGGAAGTTGTTCACCCTGCGATGCCCAAGAGAGTTGTCAATGCTAAGATCGCTTTGCTGGACGCCCCGCTCGAGGTTGAAAAGACAGAGATCGACGCCGAGATCAGGATTTCGTCTCCAGAACAGATGCACCAGTTCCTAGAGGAGGAAGAAAAGATACTAAGGGACATGGTAGAGAAGATTAAGGAGAGTGGTGCTAATGTTGTTTTCTGTCAGAAGGGTATTGATGATGTTGCTCAGTATTATCTTGCTAAGGCCGGTATTATGGCTGTTAGGCGTGTTAAGAAGAGTGATATGGAGAAGCTTGCCCGTGCTACTGGAGCGAAGATACTTACACGTGTAGAGGACATCTCGCCCGAGACCCTCGGAACAGCTGAGCTCGTCGAGGAGAGGAAGGTCGCAGACGAGAAGATGGTCTTCGTAGAGGGATGCCCCAACCCCAAGAGCGTCACAATACTAGTAAGGGGCGGATTCGAGAGGGCAGTCGACGAGGCAGAAAGAGCGATCAAGGATGCTCTCTATGCCGTAGCAGACGTACTCAGGAACCCCTACATATTGCCGGGAGGAGGAGCCATCGAGGCCGAGCTTGCCAGGGAGCTTAGGAAATACGCTCCAGAAGTAGGAGGAAAAGAACAACTGGCCGTCGAGGCATTCGCAAATGCCCTTGAGAGCATTCCAAGGACACTTGCGGAAAACGCGGGTCTAGACCCCATCGACATAATTGCTGACCTCAGGGCGGCCCACGAAGACTCCTCGAAGTGGGGCTACGGCGTCGACGTTGTCAATGGTGGCGTTGCCGACATGATATCTCTAGGCGTATTCGAGCCACTAGCAGTGAAGGATCACGCCATCAAGGTGGCGACAGAGGCTGCATCAATGATACTTAGGATCGACGACATAATCTCTGCGTCAAAGCTAGAGGAGAAGAAAGGCGAGAAAGAGAAGAAAGGAGAAGAGGAAGAAAAGTCCTCCGAATTTGACTAA
- a CDS encoding AAA family ATPase produces the protein MSRSVAKTIIMVTGLPGSGKTVFSKVAETMGILVFRMGDVLREYAVEKGLDTTDETLGRLSLELRERYGRAVIAERTFEKIMGTNADIVVVEGLRNVEEFFFFREKAQNTVLVAIHASPNTRYARLRERGRSDDPSRWEDFLTRDQRELNLGLGTVIALSDIILINDGKTIETFMDECRVILRKLLAKSQGLST, from the coding sequence ATGAGTAGAAGTGTTGCCAAAACAATCATAATGGTTACTGGGCTTCCTGGCAGTGGGAAAACTGTTTTCTCAAAGGTTGCCGAGACAATGGGGATCCTCGTTTTCAGGATGGGTGATGTTCTCAGAGAATATGCTGTTGAGAAGGGTCTAGACACCACAGACGAGACGCTTGGGAGACTGTCTTTGGAGTTACGCGAGAGGTACGGGAGGGCGGTCATAGCGGAAAGAACCTTTGAGAAAATTATGGGTACTAATGCAGACATAGTTGTGGTGGAAGGGCTGAGAAACGTCGAGGAGTTCTTTTTCTTTAGGGAAAAGGCGCAAAACACTGTCTTGGTTGCGATCCATGCCTCACCCAATACCCGATATGCAAGGCTCAGGGAAAGAGGGCGAAGCGACGATCCTTCGCGATGGGAGGATTTCCTCACACGCGACCAGAGAGAGTTGAATCTGGGGTTGGGAACAGTCATCGCCCTGTCAGATATTATACTTATAAATGACGGCAAAACCATAGAAACATTTATGGATGAATGTAGAGTTATTCTGAGAAAACTGTTGGCAAAAAGCCAAGGTTTATCAACATGA
- a CDS encoding RNA-binding domain-containing protein, whose product MIVRVRASLNPTESPEKVLKSILNLFDFKEAECERASGGEKEYIICVAKSGSPLYKLRNLLRQQRILDAARSYIERGMEDTRTVFYLNKQAAFMGKVSFCTYETGESPLGAVVVSIEFENCGPEQVLDWLAPRTVDGKPVNEVAELNC is encoded by the coding sequence ATGATCGTCAGAGTTAGAGCGTCTCTAAACCCAACAGAATCCCCCGAAAAAGTCTTAAAATCTATACTCAACCTTTTTGATTTCAAAGAAGCTGAATGTGAAAGAGCATCCGGCGGCGAAAAGGAATATATTATATGTGTTGCTAAGTCCGGTAGCCCACTCTACAAGCTTAGAAACTTGCTGCGGCAACAGCGCATTCTAGATGCCGCCAGATCCTATATTGAGCGTGGGATGGAAGATACCCGAACTGTGTTTTACCTGAATAAGCAGGCCGCCTTTATGGGTAAGGTTAGTTTCTGCACCTATGAAACAGGCGAAAGCCCATTGGGAGCAGTTGTTGTCAGCATAGAGTTTGAGAATTGTGGTCCCGAACAAGTTTTGGATTGGCTTGCTCCAAGAACGGTTGATGGAAAGCCAGTTAACGAGGTTGCAGAGCTTAATTGTTGA
- a CDS encoding MBL fold metallo-hydrolase encodes MSEISMIRILLWGAGGSVAQGRLEQPCNALQLNEKIILLDAGEHCQKMFEVFRLGSNSPLYIFISHLHSDHYNGLNPLLESFSLLGRRRPVYIYGPFGLRRIVMHNLEKLNFPVHVTEFLSEEGTFHLIENILSIRYVSAPHSLNALSYIFETKEKIRLDEEKLNTAKLSPIQRKKLTQDGLVIKDGIPYELKDFVKQVVPGIKVAYSGDTLPNFRFAAKALDSDVLIHEATLLKSDWYEKPYMAHTSLEDALNLARKIRAKLVVLTHFSSRYRDNDKLEIAARTLFPRVIFAEKGLIINILFKYPRIFHVERISLLNN; translated from the coding sequence ATGTCTGAAATCTCAATGATCAGAATACTGCTTTGGGGCGCGGGGGGCTCTGTTGCTCAGGGACGCCTAGAACAGCCATGTAACGCACTACAACTTAACGAAAAAATCATTTTGCTCGACGCAGGCGAACACTGCCAAAAAATGTTTGAAGTATTTAGACTGGGAAGCAACTCTCCTCTATATATCTTCATATCACATCTACACAGTGACCACTACAACGGTCTTAACCCCCTACTAGAAAGCTTCTCGCTACTTGGCAGAAGAAGACCTGTATACATCTATGGACCCTTTGGTCTCAGAAGAATTGTGATGCACAACTTAGAAAAACTAAATTTTCCAGTACATGTCACAGAGTTCCTCTCTGAAGAAGGTACATTTCATCTAATAGAAAACATCCTATCTATCAGGTACGTCTCTGCCCCACATTCTCTCAACGCACTTTCATACATATTCGAGACAAAAGAGAAAATCCGGCTAGACGAAGAAAAACTCAACACTGCGAAACTTTCTCCTATACAACGTAAAAAGCTCACACAGGATGGACTGGTAATAAAAGACGGTATCCCTTACGAGCTGAAGGATTTTGTCAAACAGGTTGTGCCCGGGATAAAAGTTGCCTACAGCGGCGACACACTGCCAAACTTTAGATTTGCCGCAAAGGCTTTAGACTCCGACGTCCTGATTCACGAAGCAACCCTACTAAAAAGCGACTGGTACGAAAAACCTTACATGGCACATACAAGCCTAGAAGACGCTCTAAATCTAGCCAGAAAAATAAGGGCTAAACTAGTTGTACTCACTCATTTCAGCTCTCGTTACCGAGACAACGACAAACTAGAAATAGCGGCAAGAACCCTTTTCCCAAGGGTAATTTTCGCAGAAAAAGGACTAATCATAAACATCTTATTCAAATATCCTAGGATCTTCCACGTTGAACGAATAAGCCTCCTCAACAATTAA
- a CDS encoding TRM11 family SAM-dependent methyltransferase, whose amino-acid sequence MNRNDPLYAIYVRFCLSKCNLYEVLRKIENLFTSKPTIYFDRLILFTASDLGLLIERLYSSSCTEDLYWVIASERLDSLLSDRETQKRIAEILVENIKLKKSYNVDFLDIGRLVPPSIKNDLRSKLILDVSEKLSPGKPYVSRSNPSIDFRFIFLDDNHVLVAILLKKYRKDRFQYRWTEKRPYSQPSALTPYHSLVLFNLASAKPCGNDSCIDFSEPFLDPFAGTGSVLIESALQGVYSIGIDLNYKQIRGSRRNIIQLGLHAVVDLVISDSVYMPLRGDSFRAIAFDPPYGRLASTHRRDPSLLLEATLETVRKILKRNGRAVFLSIDKNKISANETNRICEILEHSSLIRHLYVMKNV is encoded by the coding sequence ATGAATAGAAATGACCCCCTCTATGCAATCTACGTGAGGTTTTGCCTCTCAAAGTGCAATCTCTACGAAGTTTTACGGAAGATCGAGAACCTATTTACGAGTAAACCGACCATTTATTTTGATCGATTAATACTCTTCACGGCAAGCGATCTGGGTCTTCTCATTGAAAGACTCTACTCATCTTCGTGCACCGAAGACCTCTACTGGGTTATTGCTAGCGAAAGGCTAGACTCTCTCTTGTCGGATAGAGAGACGCAAAAAAGAATTGCAGAGATTCTTGTCGAGAACATAAAGTTGAAAAAATCATACAATGTCGATTTCTTGGACATAGGGAGACTAGTTCCCCCCAGTATAAAAAATGACCTTAGATCCAAGCTAATATTGGACGTAAGTGAAAAGCTGTCTCCCGGTAAACCGTATGTTTCAAGGAGCAATCCAAGCATCGACTTCAGGTTTATTTTTCTCGACGACAACCATGTCTTGGTAGCAATTTTACTGAAGAAATACAGGAAAGACAGGTTCCAGTACAGATGGACAGAAAAGAGACCCTATTCACAGCCCAGCGCACTTACCCCATACCACTCACTTGTTTTGTTCAACTTGGCCTCAGCTAAGCCATGTGGCAATGATTCATGCATTGATTTCAGCGAACCTTTCCTTGACCCTTTTGCCGGAACCGGAAGCGTCCTAATCGAGTCGGCTCTTCAAGGTGTCTACAGCATTGGTATTGACTTGAACTATAAACAGATAAGAGGCTCGAGGAGAAATATAATCCAGCTCGGCCTACATGCAGTAGTTGACCTCGTTATATCTGACTCTGTATACATGCCTCTACGTGGAGACTCCTTCAGAGCAATAGCGTTTGATCCCCCATATGGTCGATTGGCCTCTACGCATAGGCGTGATCCTAGTCTTCTTTTAGAAGCTACACTTGAAACTGTTAGAAAAATCTTGAAAAGAAATGGCAGAGCAGTCTTCCTATCTATTGACAAAAATAAAATAAGTGCCAATGAAACCAACAGGATTTGTGAAATACTGGAACACAGTTCTCTAATAAGGCACCTCTACGTGATGAAAAATGTCTGA
- a CDS encoding DUF373 family protein: MEHPSNTSILVLCVDRDNDVGTVLNIKTPLIGENELLRAATEYILVRPEDSDSNAMFAAIQTLRELRKQYGSNVEVALIAGLESEDVEADMKILKELDQVLSQKKFDGVVLVSDGPTDELVAPLIQSRLPIFSIRRVIVQQSRGVEETFVLLINYIKKALTEEKYKRYSLGLTGLFLVFYSVLSAFAPQFVWPIIIISLGSFMFIKGYNVEEYFSKIYRSRPVTFATYLLAITISFLAFTQGIYALLRTNVPDILWALGYFLLAPVGAQLLVLDLFILALLLPILGTLIDNAIIGKPSSYSDVLIIGTTLLSRQLVFEVGRFISGSGDIRNVLTWAFIVLGSVIVSIIVRTIEKREKHE, from the coding sequence GTGGAACACCCGTCTAACACCTCAATACTGGTCCTATGTGTAGACCGCGACAACGACGTAGGAACAGTTTTGAACATAAAGACCCCCCTTATAGGAGAAAACGAGCTACTCAGGGCGGCAACCGAATACATACTTGTCCGCCCAGAAGACTCAGATTCAAATGCAATGTTTGCCGCGATACAGACGTTGAGAGAACTAAGAAAACAGTATGGGAGCAACGTCGAAGTGGCTCTTATCGCTGGCCTCGAGTCAGAAGACGTGGAGGCAGATATGAAGATCCTTAAAGAGCTCGACCAAGTGCTAAGCCAGAAAAAATTCGACGGAGTAGTATTGGTATCAGACGGCCCCACAGATGAACTGGTTGCCCCCCTGATACAGTCAAGGCTACCTATATTCTCTATTCGAAGAGTAATTGTCCAGCAATCAAGAGGGGTCGAGGAAACATTCGTCCTCCTAATAAACTATATAAAGAAGGCGCTGACTGAGGAAAAATATAAACGCTATTCCCTAGGTCTAACAGGCTTATTCCTGGTTTTCTATAGCGTCCTCTCAGCCTTTGCACCCCAATTTGTTTGGCCGATAATCATTATTTCCCTTGGAAGCTTCATGTTCATTAAGGGGTATAATGTTGAAGAATACTTCTCGAAAATCTATAGGTCAAGACCAGTCACTTTCGCAACATACTTGTTGGCAATTACTATATCTTTCCTCGCATTTACGCAAGGCATATACGCTCTGCTGAGAACAAATGTTCCAGACATTCTCTGGGCACTAGGATACTTCCTTTTGGCGCCAGTAGGAGCACAACTCCTCGTCCTAGATCTATTTATACTTGCACTTTTGTTACCGATCCTCGGCACGTTAATAGATAACGCTATAATCGGCAAGCCAAGCTCTTACAGCGATGTACTAATTATTGGGACAACCCTGCTATCACGGCAACTCGTCTTCGAGGTAGGCAGATTCATAAGTGGGAGTGGAGACATACGTAACGTTCTCACCTGGGCCTTCATAGTTCTGGGTAGCGTGATAGTCTCTATTATTGTAAGAACAATCGAGAAAAGAGAAAAACATGAATAG
- a CDS encoding cyclic 2,3-diphosphoglycerate synthase: MTQTTRERVIIMGAAGRDFHNFNVLFRDNPKFEVVAFTATQIPFIDNRRYPPELAGSLYPEGIPIYPESMLEELIKKYNVEKAMLSYSDLTAEEVVDKASRVIAAGAEFVLPGVFETMIKSNKPVIAVTASRTGAGKSTVSRRVASILKGLGVRFAVIRHPMPYGDLRRMVVQRFATFEDLERHNCTIEEREEYEQHIEEGNIVYAGVDYEAIIREAEKESQVVIWDGGNNDWPFYVPDLWITVVDPTRPRDVLSSYPGFVNVKLANVIVINKVNVVDQSNVENVEKAVRKVNSKAVIVKAHSEATASTPELIKGKRVLVIEDGPTVTHGGLGTAAGYYAARKYGAAEIIDPRPYAVGTIKEAYEKYPHIGPVLPALGYSPQQLKDLEITINNVPAESIVLGTPSNIARYLRVNKPVTRIKFELREISKPDLRDIITEFLKHNMVI, from the coding sequence ATGACGCAGACTACACGTGAGAGAGTTATTATCATGGGTGCGGCTGGACGCGATTTTCACAATTTTAATGTTCTCTTCCGTGACAACCCAAAGTTCGAAGTTGTCGCATTTACAGCTACACAGATCCCATTTATAGATAATAGGAGGTATCCCCCTGAGTTGGCTGGTTCTCTCTATCCTGAGGGTATACCTATCTATCCAGAATCCATGCTTGAGGAACTGATAAAGAAATACAACGTAGAAAAAGCTATGCTTTCCTACAGCGACTTGACCGCAGAAGAAGTTGTAGACAAGGCCAGCAGGGTGATAGCGGCTGGCGCGGAATTTGTGTTACCAGGAGTCTTTGAGACAATGATAAAGTCAAACAAACCTGTGATCGCTGTAACCGCTTCGAGGACTGGCGCGGGTAAAAGCACTGTGAGCAGGAGAGTTGCAAGCATTCTAAAGGGTCTGGGTGTTAGATTTGCAGTCATTAGGCATCCGATGCCGTATGGAGACTTAAGGAGAATGGTCGTCCAGAGATTTGCCACGTTTGAAGACCTGGAGAGGCATAATTGCACTATCGAGGAAAGGGAAGAATATGAGCAACACATAGAAGAGGGCAACATTGTTTATGCAGGTGTTGACTATGAGGCGATAATCCGTGAAGCTGAGAAAGAATCCCAAGTTGTGATATGGGACGGCGGGAACAATGACTGGCCTTTCTATGTTCCAGACCTCTGGATCACAGTAGTTGACCCAACTAGACCCAGAGACGTTTTGTCGTCTTATCCTGGCTTCGTAAATGTGAAGCTCGCTAACGTGATAGTTATCAACAAGGTAAATGTTGTGGATCAGAGCAACGTTGAAAATGTTGAGAAGGCAGTCAGGAAGGTTAACAGCAAAGCCGTCATAGTTAAGGCACACTCTGAAGCCACAGCAAGCACTCCAGAACTTATTAAGGGTAAAAGGGTTCTAGTGATCGAGGACGGGCCAACTGTTACACATGGCGGACTAGGCACGGCCGCCGGATACTACGCGGCAAGGAAATACGGAGCCGCAGAGATAATTGATCCGAGGCCATATGCCGTTGGAACAATTAAAGAGGCATACGAGAAGTATCCACATATCGGTCCGGTTTTGCCAGCTCTTGGATACAGCCCACAGCAACTCAAAGACCTCGAAATCACTATTAATAATGTCCCAGCAGAATCTATTGTACTTGGAACCCCAAGCAACATAGCGAGATATCTCAGGGTCAACAAGCCGGTGACAAGGATAAAGTTCGAGCTGAGAGAGATTTCAAAGCCTGACCTCCGAGACATTATTACTGAGTTTCTAAAACATAACATGGTAATCTAA
- a CDS encoding PIN domain-containing protein: MPSSPCKKALVDTSILIYFVEQNIDLLELFLQDEICQLIITTHVLEELKYMATTARGDKSRKARVALDVLREKISLHPALFTLRHYPLKLPTDDLLIEVAASGKYILLTADKILKNKAAKRGIDVLFLRKSSKKLT; encoded by the coding sequence GTGCCTTCAAGCCCTTGCAAGAAAGCTCTAGTCGACACGAGTATACTAATTTATTTTGTTGAACAAAATATAGACCTTTTAGAACTCTTCCTACAAGATGAAATCTGCCAACTAATAATCACTACACATGTCCTAGAAGAATTAAAATACATGGCTACCACCGCTAGGGGAGACAAGTCACGAAAAGCTAGAGTTGCCCTCGACGTGCTAAGGGAAAAAATAAGCCTCCACCCAGCCTTGTTTACGCTTAGACACTACCCATTAAAACTTCCTACGGACGATCTATTGATAGAAGTCGCCGCCTCCGGGAAATACATTCTACTTACGGCAGACAAAATTTTAAAGAATAAGGCGGCTAAGAGAGGCATAGATGTTCTATTTTTACGAAAGTCCAGCAAGAAGCTAACATAG
- a CDS encoding transcription initiation factor IIB has protein sequence MFKDNVKREDLNTAGEKEEGELRCPQCGSTRLIYDSTRGEIICANCGYVMSEREVDQGAEWRAFTPEEREKRSRVGAPISRYGFESPVTDIDWVGKDAAGREISLRKRLEMLRLRKWQVRARAQNSMERNLAQAVIELERLGAQLGLPKAVLDRALEIYRSALNSNLVRGRSIESVMAAAVYAACREMRLPRTLDEIALYTRAGRKDVARCYRLLLREASIKVPLPNAADFVPRIGSLLRLSGATIKRAMEIIDQARNAGLTAGKDPAGLAAAAIYIAAIQNGEMRTQKEVARAAKVTEVTVRNRYKELVKRLDIKLPITKK, from the coding sequence ATGTTTAAAGATAACGTTAAAAGGGAGGATTTAAATACAGCAGGCGAAAAGGAAGAGGGAGAACTACGTTGTCCACAGTGCGGTAGCACAAGGCTGATATACGACTCGACAAGAGGCGAAATTATCTGTGCAAATTGTGGCTACGTAATGAGTGAGAGAGAAGTTGACCAAGGCGCAGAGTGGCGGGCTTTTACTCCCGAGGAACGCGAAAAGAGAAGTAGAGTAGGTGCACCAATATCCAGGTATGGATTCGAAAGCCCGGTCACAGACATCGACTGGGTTGGTAAAGACGCTGCTGGTAGAGAGATAAGCCTGAGGAAACGCCTAGAAATGCTCCGACTGAGAAAATGGCAGGTAAGAGCCAGAGCACAAAACTCTATGGAGAGAAACCTGGCACAGGCAGTAATTGAGCTTGAAAGGTTGGGAGCCCAGCTGGGCCTGCCCAAAGCGGTTCTTGACAGGGCGCTTGAGATCTATAGAAGCGCTCTAAACAGCAATCTTGTCAGGGGCAGGTCTATTGAATCAGTTATGGCAGCCGCGGTATATGCAGCCTGCAGAGAAATGCGTCTACCTAGAACCCTAGACGAGATTGCTCTCTACACGAGGGCAGGCAGAAAAGACGTGGCAAGGTGCTATAGGCTGTTGTTGAGAGAAGCATCCATAAAGGTTCCCCTTCCAAATGCTGCCGACTTTGTCCCTAGGATCGGTTCCCTGCTACGCCTGTCTGGAGCTACCATAAAAAGAGCAATGGAGATAATTGACCAGGCGAGAAATGCTGGTCTAACTGCTGGAAAAGATCCAGCAGGGCTTGCTGCAGCAGCTATCTACATAGCAGCAATACAAAACGGGGAGATGAGGACACAGAAAGAGGTCGCCAGAGCAGCGAAGGTCACCGAGGTCACCGTTAGGAACAGATACAAGGAGCTTGTCAAAAGGCTCGACATAAAGCTTCCCATAACGAAAAAGTAA
- the dph5 gene encoding diphthine synthase encodes MLVIAGIGLFDLRDIPLGLLEEVKDASAVFIETYTSVLPGFSVDKLSRLLNRQIIQLVRAEIEDKGAKIILEKAKNEKVILLVVGNPLLATTHASIIIDAYRLGITVKVIPAASVIDGLIVSTGLHAYKLGKIVTLVFPEDKELKNYPYTPYQTLCDNLSRGLHTIFLLDIRQEERRYLLAPEAASLLLKIEEKFKENVLDDDTLAIAVARATADNEQVYVGKLSELAARDLGEPPHTLVIPGLLHDSEIEFLYYKTGTAIGVFKDWNKKLSARIMQRNT; translated from the coding sequence ATGCTCGTCATAGCTGGCATTGGGCTCTTCGATCTTCGGGACATTCCCCTTGGATTGCTGGAAGAAGTGAAGGATGCTTCTGCAGTGTTTATCGAAACTTACACCAGCGTGCTTCCAGGCTTCTCGGTGGATAAGTTATCCAGGCTCCTTAACAGACAAATTATCCAGCTTGTCCGGGCAGAAATAGAAGACAAGGGCGCAAAAATTATTCTCGAGAAAGCTAAAAACGAGAAAGTTATCCTGCTTGTCGTTGGAAACCCGCTCCTAGCCACTACACATGCATCCATAATTATAGATGCATATAGGCTAGGCATAACAGTCAAAGTTATCCCAGCGGCTTCAGTTATAGACGGTCTAATAGTCTCTACTGGTCTCCACGCGTACAAACTTGGAAAAATAGTAACGCTTGTATTCCCAGAAGACAAAGAGCTGAAAAACTATCCCTACACGCCTTACCAGACGCTATGCGACAATTTATCTAGAGGTCTTCACACCATATTTCTCCTAGATATTAGACAAGAGGAGAGAAGATATCTACTCGCACCCGAAGCCGCCTCGCTCCTCTTAAAGATAGAAGAAAAGTTTAAAGAAAACGTGCTAGACGACGACACACTTGCCATAGCTGTCGCTAGGGCTACGGCTGACAATGAACAGGTCTATGTCGGTAAACTTTCGGAACTTGCAGCCAGGGATCTCGGGGAGCCACCGCACACACTTGTTATCCCTGGGCTTTTACACGACTCGGAAATAGAGTTTTTATACTATAAAACGGGAACAGCGATAGGGGTGTTCAAGGATTGGAACAAGAAGCTAAGTGCAAGAATAATGCAGAGAAATACATAG